The DNA sequence TGTCCGTCATAGCTCTCTCCCTCTTTCTCACTGATGTGTATTTTTCGAGCTTTTATATCAATGAACTAATAACAcacaaatatatcaaatagCTCTAAAATTACAACCGAATCTGCAAGAGTACAGATGTAGTTGTAGTAAAAGAGTGTCGAACCACAAGGAGGCGTACGGTTATCTAATTCGAAAGCAagtaaattttggaatttttggattgagaaactaaattgaaacaagaacaagtgaagaaataaaatgcaaacacaaaatataaccaAGGGAGTGAGAACATTGCTCCTAATATGCTCCAAATGTGAATTAACTTAATGGACCAGTAAACCTATGGATTAAAGATTAATCTAATGAAAGTTGTAAATATCTCgttcattctactcacattgAACATGTTCGCAGATGCTTGAATTTAACCTTGCTGAACACTAAGATCAAATTCGTACTCATCGGATTATCACTTCTACGGAAGCATAGTAAGCTCTAATCCAACTTCTAATTTCCAATGTACATGATtcatttacaaaatcaattgaacATTCCTACGGAAGCACAGTAAATGTCCAACAATTATTGTAACGACATGTAAATCAACTTATCCAAGATTCATATGCTGAACACAATACAAATCTCAAACTCTTTATCTACGTTTCCACCTTTTAACCAAGTTAAAGAGACATTGGCTAAAAGACACgattgaataataaatcaggccggaattataattcaatgtAAAAAGCACCGTAGAAAaagatcataaattaatattaatccaTAGAATCCAAAAGTAATTCACATCTTTCACAAATTAGGAGCAAAGTaagagtttagttacacatccACAAACAATAAAGAAGAACCATAGAACTCATGAAATTGATGTGTGGATGGTAGCAAATCTCCTCCGGGATGATGGAAGTTGAGTGATTGCCCTCCAatcttcctcctctcttcCTCTGATAATTTTTCGTGCCAATCTCCCTGAATATCCCCTAAAAACTGCCTCAAAACTATTTAAAAACGGAACTCAGCAGTTACTGCGTCATCGTACCCGGCCGCGTGAATTATTAGGCAtgaaattcacccggccgggtggctCATTTTGAGCATATTCTGGACTCGCGACGCAGACTGGGCAAGCTGTCAAACTGGGCAGTCTGTCAAATTGGGCAGTCTGTCAATGACTTTGTTCTCCATCCAAGCTTCATTCCATGTCTCGTTTCACCATCCATTCCGCTTCCTACActataaaacatatttttgcAAGCATCAAACCATACAAATCATGTAAAGTTATGGGAATAAAAATGTACTATTTGATTCACATCAGACTTTGTTTGAGTCCATAGAGGCTTTTCTTTAGCAAGTAGACCTTACTTTCTTCTCCAGCCTTCACATAACCCATAGGCTGGTCCATGAAAATAGTCTCCTCAAGGTCTCTATTGAGAAAAACAGTCTTCACATCAAGCTGCTGTAATTCCCAATCAAACTGATTCACCACAACAAAGCAATATCCTAATGGAAGTGTGCTTAACAACAAGGGCAAACACCTCATTAAAATCAACACCTTCTTGCTGTGTAAAACCTCTAGCCACCAAACGAGCTTTAAACTTTGCTTTCTTTTCCAGTGGTTTCAACTTTCCTTTTAAACACCCATTTGTAGCTTACTAACCTCCTTGCCTTCCCATCTGACTTTAACTGAGATTTATCCACCAATATCCAGGTTTTAGTCTTGAGTAAAGACTCAATTTCTTCATTCATAGCTTCTATCCATCTTTCTCTGTATTTACTTCTCATAGCTTCCTCATAAGTGAGAGGATCAGTGAGCTCTATGCTCTCAGCAGCACAAAGAGCATAGTAGACTTCATCAGATAATTTCTGGGGAGGTTTAACATTCATTTTCCCTTTATCTCTTGCAATCTGGTATTCTCTGACATTAGTAGCTGGAGGCTCAGTATTGCCTCCACCTTGACTTGAATCACCATCATTTTCTGGCTCAGACTCACTCTCTGAGTCACTGACTCTACCTGCACCTTGGCTTAGCCTTACTGACTCCACCTTGAAGAAATCACTGTCAGCCTCATCAGTTTTACTTCCCTCGTTAAATAAGGCATTTGGTTCTCACGAAAAACCACATCTCTACTAATGATTATCTTTTGTTTCCCAGGTTCAATGCACCAGAGCTTGTACCCTTTAACACCTCTTTGATATCCCAGCATGATGCACTTCAAAGCTCTAGCTTCAAGCTTGCTCTGTCTAGCATGAGCATATGCTGTACACCCAAACACTTTATATTTAGAGTAATCACTGTGAGCCCCATACCACATATAATCTAGGGTCTCAGACTTTAGGGCTATTGCAGGACACTTATTGATGAGATAGGCAGTTGTATACACTGCCTCACCCCAGAATCTGCTGCTCAAACCAGAACCAAGAAGTAGGCACCTAACCCTCTCAAGAATAGTTCTATTCATCCTCTCTGCAACCCCATTTTGTTAGGGGTTGCAAGGGACTGTCCTGTGCCTCTTCATTCATTTCTCCTTGCGAAATATATCAAACTCAGTGGATAGGTATTCTAAAccattggaaagtgagttgaaggagaaaatttAAGTGTTAGAAGTGTCTTGGGTtattagaaaagtggagtccctttaactctacttgggatattttatttttagtcactttttagccaaatattcctcacctaccatagagcctacattacaacaaaagataaagacctttcggacttttgatgcttaatcacatctagtagaggagggattagactttgagcaagcctatggtaaactttgcatgatgaaAGGAATAACAAGTCTAACCTAGGTCCagtgaatccactagatcacaaggtctaggaactcacggatcgttggaagatctcggtcgtcggacacacagaatatcgcttcaaaaaccctcaaccacttatactaaaattagcacagggaagtagggatcgatcccacagagatgaatgcgtaATAAAGcatgctcaaggattcgggactatttttgggttggctgctgccacgcatttttgggttgaggaaattaaactaacttgagtgaaatctgctacgctaacagctagatctaggcagaacagaaatcatgcatgtaaactggaaaacgagacaatcactagatctaagaaactatttctaaattacctagacctgggaaataaactgacggtggggaccatttgctgaaaaggtagagtacggacgaaaagctggaaaacaactaactaaagtactaactaacagcgacatcatcttctccaatcgATTTGCATAAAAATTCAGTAAAAACAGAGATGGAACGTGAATCGGAAACGAAGCAGACTGGATTTAAAGCAAtttaacgaagaacaattaaaaactaagcagatctacggctactagacggagtaaattgaaaagagagcaaaagagttcgaaatccatgcacaacttgattcccctgttcagatccaacctcggatgctaaatccactccggatccaagcatccgacacaaactccgacCAAAAGTATATCCATAGCTTCAGATTCAACAAACAaccaccgatcaacaacaacaattcagatccacaacctcttccccagatcaagcacataattatccaaaacagagattaacattcaactgccgaaataaaacttcaaacaaaaaccCAGAAtcataaatcaacacaagataacACCAACATGACaaaaactaaatgcatagataaccGATAAGtagcaacaaccaaatcgacttccaaaacaatgaagttcgacggaataaAAGTACGAAAAGCTGAATGAAAAgcagattgtttcttcgccctccgagaggacggtgttaccactGACTTTCGCCGAAGATGAACCCCTTAGAAACCCTAAACTATCCCAGAATTCCCATTtaccaagtgtgtgtgtgagtgtgtgagctaagagcaaaaATCCTATCTCTGGCGTGTGCtgcatgctcctttatttataggcgttgaagtgggtccagcgaggtatgaatagtctttgttgccctcagctattgacttccTTCTTCTAGCCATTCTTTTCCCTTCagttctgctcactttccttcattttcctttgcTAGTCCATTGTCTCCAgctcttcctggatctagcgtctccttcacacacctggcttaaaaactgcgttagacccagcaaaataaagtgttttctcaccacataaccgatgcatgaaattagccttatcaaactgctcacacttaaaccatacttgtcctcaagtataaagacaagaaaaagaataaggcgaatttcaaagCACGGttatcccctgaccgactcctTAGACTCTAAacagactcctagacctagacacaactAATGCACAGATAACAaacacttaaaaataaaaacacatagacacatatgcatgaactagcttcaacttttaggcaaccgtccccacaagatcAAGGTCAATTCAACAGGCTGCACTTCTCCAAATTGgccccttcccttcttctaCCTAATCAATCTGTCAgttcgtcaagatagccttttacttccccaattgttggattcactcgatcactcattcctcaccagggatgttaggatcgattctctcaTAAGTTATTGCCAtaccactgaagcgtcgggttatgagagttttcTCCTTTTATACTTCTTTCTCCCCTTTTTTACTGGGTCAGGTTACTATTGTTTCCTGCCCTTAGACATATtccctctggacttcgtccagcttatacctcctttttatttttttctttttcatcatttttttttcttttttttttctctggactttgtccagcttattcctccatttccctcttctctcctctggacttcgtccagcttataactcctttacctggacttcgtccagcttataccttcataacccaattccccTTTTTTTCTCCGTCAtgactcttctccctaagcattcagtggcggcccctttacatgtgttagctcaaagttatttaaggcttataactcactcttatagtggggcttcacaactaagtaagcTAAGGCATCCTCTATCGTTCTTACTTCGTCCAGATTGACTTggcttattaaaggaaaaggcttctaagttgaaatacatcctatcttcaattactttcactaaggaGATCATGCCATATTATATTCACCAGCTCATGCGACGCAAACAAAACCTAGACTTAACGACTCATAACATGCTGACAACTACACGCATTGACtcccctccccctcccacttcactcaagcttgtccccaagccatcgtcgtgaaggggggaaaagGGTAGTCAATTCAACACACAATAAAcaatttatacaaataaaaacttctcacacttagaccgagcatcgggctaagtgggagaagacacaaataaaacaaaacagataaacttctcacacttagaccgagcaacgggctaagtgggagaagacacaataaaaacagaaaatataaacttctcacacttagaccaagcattgggctaagtgggagaaggtaaacacatatagCAAATATTCACAGAGACAcaaataataacaacaaacaaaaaaaaaacagatataACGGAaagcagaaaataaaagttacttggtcatgggggtgattcacttctgggtctggctccctcgagagccagattggggtgggattccgggtcgggtcatcttcactttctttttcgcCGGCATCTCCGgctcctcttcttccttctcttgCTCTGGTTGAACAGACTCTGGTTTTTTCAACATCATGGACTTCGATCTGGATGGGATTGACACTGGCTTGGACGCGGACGGGGTAACCATTTGCTTGAGCGGGTGCGGTGGTCGCTGGACGGAGGGACTGCTCTGGCCTGGTTGCTTGACCTCgctgctggacccaggagttgccttcgactgggtcaaggggagtGTCTTCTCCAACCATTTCAACATTTTTATTACAAGCTCCACAGCCTCCGTCATCCGCTCGTTCTTTTTGGCGGACTTCACCGCCAGGTCCGCAATATTTCCCCGCAGGGTCTTCACCTCTTCCCGGCTACCACTCATCTCTTTCCTTATCCCTCCAAGTTCTTTCACTATTTCTTTCCTCATCACCTGCATTTCTCTCCTCACATCCTGGACATCCTTTCTCAGCTCCTCGACCTCTTCACTCGGCATAGCCTCCGCAGCCTCCTCAGCCTCCGCTTTCACCTTATCTCCTACCGTGTAGAAGAAGGTTTGTTTGCCGTGAGCTTGGAGTaaccccttgttgaaaaagtaCTCAACGCTGAAAACCTCCGGGGGTTCGCACATCACGACCAAGGGAGCGGTTTTGGCTATCTTCATTTCAATGTTCCGCTGGAGGTAGGCGCCTAGGAGATGGCAGGTATACATATGTCGAGCAGGGTTGCTGGTCATTTGATGACATGCTTGAGCCAGCCAATAGCCTAGATGCACCTTAACGCCTTTTTCCATGCACCAAGTGAAATAAAGGTCGGTTGTCGTCAGAGCTGAATTTGCAGTTCCCATTAAGTTGTAGCTGATAAACGTCTGAGCAAAACGGAGGATTCTGTCCTCGATGTGAGAAGCCTTGGAGTAGCTTGACTTGAACGCCCCTGCCTTGGAGTGAGTGATTAGTTCCCATGCTGCTTGTACTTTGAAACCTGGCGTATTCTTCGGCACGCCGATCATCCTCTCGTTCCATATTCCTTCATCATCCTCAGCCTGGGTAAACAACCCCATCTTCAAAGACCATTCCCGGATGCTCATCTCATGTTCTTCATTGAAAAGCCTCAATGTTATGGAGTCCGCGTCGAGGTCAGAGGTGTTCTTTAATCGGAATGTTGAGAAAAACTCCCGTGCTAGGTCCACCGGCACCTTCTCCTGGCTGTGCTTTAGCAACCACTCGAAACCGATTGAATAGATACATGCGCGGAAATTCTCATCACATGCAATCGTCATGAGTTCCCTGGAGCTGTACTGCTTGCCAGACTTAGCCATCTTTCCAGCACTGCATCTCTCTTTGTACACTGTGGCCCGTTTCTGATCGTCGAAATGCCTCATCGACTCCAGCAGTTCCTTAGTCAGCCATACCTCCGGACGTCCTTGCACAAACTCCTCTTCAGATTCTCCAAGTTCAGAGTCGTACCCATGAGTAGGCTTGTCTTGTTCCTCGGTAGAGGGAGCTTCGGTCACTggggaaagggtctcctcaacctccttgacggagggagctttcctCGACCGTGTTGACCCGGTCGCAGCTGCTTTTCCTTTTCTCGCCCTTTCCTTGACCAGGCGACTCTCCTCTGCTACTTCCGCTTCCGTCCCTCGGGCAGGAGAACTCCTCCTTCTCGGAATAGACCAAGTCTTCTACTTCGTCAAGCTGACTCCGCCTGGCCCTTCTCCTCTCTGCTCTTTCGTCCACCCGGGGTGCCTCTTCTTCCTGGTCGTCCACCAGGTCCACAATCAGATTTAGCCCTTCCTCAACGGGCTCCGGTACTCCAGTAGTGTATAGATCTGTCTCTTCCACAAGTTTTCCCGGGGTTTCCCCCACATCATCCACCATCGGGGTCGCCCCCTCAATAtaaacaggggtttcccccctGACATCACTTGGGGTCACCTCCTCCTCCATGGGTTCAGGGGTCGCACCCCTAAAATCCTTTGGGGTTTCATCCCCAGCCtccataggggtttccccctcatcCATCAACTCTcgaacaggggtttccccctcaacaaCTTCTACcaaaacaggggtttccccctccacaATCTCTTCTcgaacaggggtttccccctcaacaaCTTTCTCGtgaacaggggtttccccctcaagcAATTTTTTCACCCTCAAAGTTAGGGTTTTCATTACCTTGTCTTTCGGTCTCCACCTCCGTTTCGCCGTCGTTCTGCCCACCATCAGCCGGCAGTTCATTCGTCGCCTCTTCTTTATCCGCCTCCAGTGAAGCGGTTTCCGCTTGTTGAGATCCAGAGTCCGGTACCCTGGTTGAATCTTGAGGCCTTTCTTCTTGGGGAACTGCAGGTTGCGCCGCCGAATCCGCTGGGATCGTCGGTGATGGTACGGCCGCCGCGGACGCCATCAGACTGGTGGAGAACAGAGCGTAAACTTCTTTTGCCTTCTCGACGCTTCCTAATTTTTGCGTCAATTCTGCCAACAGAACCGCGTCGTACACCGCCGGCTGCGAACTTCTGGTGGCCTGAGTTGGATCCATTACTGTAAATCTGAAATCGAAAAGAAAACTCGGTCGAAattggttagggtttgtgtttcttgagagagaaacaaagtagagagaagggagagagaaTGCAGTTTCGTCGAttgggattattggagagagaaatgcCGGTTAGCCTTTTCTGgtgaaaagatggtgcggttgcaggcgtgatgtaagcaaccgtacacctcccataaatatcggcaattttgaaattcaaattatctccaTCCCTCCTTGACTTCTTCCTCCAGGCTCTCCTCCCCTAGCTGATTTCCCTGACCATGACcctatacttaaaaaaaaatgaagacgCCAGACTCCTAGGTCAAGGTTAGAATATAAGGCATCGGTTTTCCTAcggagtctggtgcttcgaaaatatttttggaagatttaaaattgtatatacatttttttggattttcctttatttgaaaagcaattaaactatttacacgcTCCTTTTGAGTATTCccgagattccctggttcaatgtatatattcaaaatgtcaaccaatttacctgacccaggaattcatcgagaaTACCTCCTCGTCTGTCTAGGTGATAATAGAGAGTGCGTGTAGTGGCACTTCCTCCACTACACACAACtcagaattatccctatagactttcactctatgaccattaacaagaaaagggacagagttagaggcacttccctggatctctACTGCTCCATTTGCGCGGAGGCCGACAATGGTATATGGACCGATCCACTTAGACTTCAACTTCCCTGGCATCAGCTTGAGCcgggattggaaaaggagcaccctctgtcccacatggagttccttgacccggagattcttgtcatgccataaTTTTGTCCTTTCCTTAtaccacatggcagactcaTAAGACTCCAGCCTCAGTTCCTCCAGTTCTTGTAACTGTAACTTTCTTTCTTCCTCACAAGCCGAAGGCTTCATATTCATCTCCTTtactgcccagtacgccttgtgctcGATACCCACGGGCAAGTGGCACATTTTGCCAAACACCAGCCTATAAGGCGACATTCCGATAGGCGTCTTGAAAGCAGTTCTGTAGGCCCATAATGCATCGCCGAGCCTCTTACTCCAGTctttccttgacggattaactgtcttctccaatattgccttgatctcgcgattagaaattTCCGCTTGGCCGTTAGACTGAGGGTGGTACGGGGTAGATACCctatggtgaacaccatatttcttcatcagagcctcgatggtgcgattacagaaatgtgTTCCTTGATCTGAGACAATGGCTCGAGGAACTCCGTATCTGTTGAAGATATTGGCCTTCAGAAATTTTGCTACCTCCTTCGATTCACATGTCGTGGTGGCTttagcttctatccatttagacacatagtctactgcaaccaatatatatgtgttcccacaggatgatggaaatggtcccatgaagtccattCCCCACACGTCGAAAATTTTGCAAACAATCACCGGGACATGAGGCATCtcgtccctccttgaaattccccctgTCTGTTGGCATCTCTCGCAACATTGACAAAACTCAAAGGCATCTTTGTTAAGCGTTGGCCAGTAGAAACCGCTGTCCAATACCTTCCTtgctgtcttccttggtccaaagtgACCTCCACACGCCAAGGTGTGGCAATGAATCAgcacatctctttgttcccattcgggaatgcagcgtctGATCACTTGATCCGAACACATCTTCCATAAGTAAGGgtcgtcccaaaagtaatatttggcttcacttttaattttcatcctctgggcccgggaaacttcgtctgaacttggcacctctcccgtgaccaagtagtttGCTAAGTCAGCAAACCATGGTTCCGCGTTCAGTGTTCGCTTTCCCTTGTCGGATTCTCCTAGACCGGTTAATGCCAAAACTGCTTCCCAACTGATCCGTCCAGGAAAATCCCCTAGATAATACAAATGCTCTTCAGGAAAagcatcgggtatggcctcttccGTTTCCCCTTGAtgaattctgctcaagtgatcggctactcgattctccgttcctcttttgtctctcacttcccaatcaaactcctgcaaaagcaacacccaacggattaacctcggcttagactctttcttagccagtaagtactttattgctgcgtgatctgtgaagactataaccctcgacccaagaAGATAAGGTCAAATTTTTCGAACGAGTTAACGACAGCCAACATTTTCTTCTCCgtggtatcatagttcttctgagcTTGATTTAGAGTCTTGGatgcatagaagatcacataactttttccGTCTATCTTCTGCCCTAAAACAGCTCCCACAGCGAAATCACTCGCGTCGCACATTATCTCAAATGGGTGATTCCAATCTGGCGCCCTGATTATTGGTGCTGACACGAGTCTGTCCTTGAGCAACTGAAAGCCTTCttgcatccttcgtcaaagacgaattccacatcgttgtgcaacaaatgagtgagtggttgcgcgattttcgcgaaatccttgataaacctcctataaaatCCTGCGTGACCCAGGAAACCTCTAACTTCTTTTTGGTTCGTGGGGTAAGGTAACTTTGATATCACCTCGACCTTTGCCTTGTCCACCTGTATTCCTCTttcagaaaccacgtgacccaggacaataccttcagtcaccatgaagtggcatttTTCGAAGTTCAAAACTAGGTGCTTCTCCTGGCATCTTTTTAACACTAGGTCAAGGCTGGCCAAACAAGTGTCGAACGAATTCCCGTATACGGtaaaatcatccatgaatatctcaatgcatacttcaaGCAAATCCGAGAAAATACTCATCATGCACCGCTGGAACGTTCCTGGTGCGTTACACAAcccaaacggcattcttcggtatgcatacgTACCAAAAGGGCACGTGAACGTGGTTTTCCCTTGGTCCTCTGGGTTAACGTAGATCTGGAAATAGCCactgtatccatcaaggaagCAAAAATACTGTTTGCCAGCCAATCTTTCTaacatctgatcaatgaaaggtagggggaagtgatccttctttgtggcCTCATTCAgcttcctgtagtcgatgcacatcctccaccccGTCACCAGCCTAGTGGGCACCAATTCGTTCTTATCATTCTTGACAACCTGTATTCCAGACTTTTTGggcaccatatggacaggactgacccactcactGTCCGGAATAgagtagatgatccctagaGAGAGCAATTTCAACACCTCTTTCAGAACTTCCTCTCGCATGTTTGGATTCAGTTTCCGTTGTGCGTCTCGGTGAGCCTTCACACCTTCTTCTaaacggatgtggtgcatgcagagATCAGGACTGATTCCTACTAAATCAGAGAGGgtccaccctattgctttcttgttccGCCTGATCACTTCCAACAGTTCCTTCTCCTGCTCCTCAGTCAAGTTACTGTTGACTATTACTGGGAATGCCTCATCCTCCTCCAAATAAGCATACTTGAGGCCTGGTGGGAGTGTCTTCAGTTCCTTCCTTGTGTTATTCGTttcctggggcaagggatttttttctgcaatatCAGGTAATGTTTCCTTCCCAGACCCAGGAGAATTCTCCAGACTAGCCACGTGAGCTGATCCCCTAGATCTAGCTGACTCGGGATTTCTGCAAAACTCCATGATGGCCTCTGTGAGTTCCTCGTCTGTCAATTCcgttgtgttcattgctgcacaccacCCTACAACTTCTTGATCGATTaaatggctcaactccgagttgtcaatttgttcctgtatcaattcctgtctcaagatattcttggaccaaggggttaataacatctatagcatacaaattctcaacatccaatggtcttttcattccctcatctatgctaaatgtatatttttccccattataatccaagcaaattgttccatcgaagacatcgataatggtcttagcagtGCGCAagaatggtctccctaaaagcacgccactagactcagcagactcattatcattcattttgataacatagaaatcagcagggtatagaaaatcatgcaccttgactatgacattttctaacacaccttcaggacagatgcaagttctatctgctaactggattACCACCTTAGTGGCGACCATCCTAACCCCTGTCAGTTTCTTGTAGATtgaaagcggtaaaacatttatagacgcccctagatcacacatagcatgctcgacttTGATATCCCCTAGAgaaatgggtaatgtgaacatacctgggtctgtgcatttcgaaggcatccttctcttttgtatcacagcagacacgttctccccgatcacaatcttcccgtccggcttggtcttccctgctatgaattccttgatgaacttgctaaAGGCGGGCATCTTCAGGGCTTGCAAGAAgggcaggttgatttccagcttgctaaaaatctccatgaggtcctctgtatcatccttctttttctttgcttccccTCGGTATGGAAACGGCTTCGCCCGCTTAACCGCATTTGTGGAACTCCCAGCTGGGTGTTCGCCAGCTTCCCTACTTCCTTCTTTACTTACTAACTCAGGCTCTGGATctaggaaaaatggatcagCTGCTCGAGGTAAagatccccctaaatctcctTTCTGGAGGTCATCCTGAACAGGAACTTCTCTGGGTCTAGGGCTATCTCCTTGAAACACCTGACTCTCCTTCCCCTTACTTGCTTGTGCGGGTACTTCCTCGTCGATCTCCAATGTCGGCCCTTCATAACCCCTTCCGGATCTCAAGGTGAtgtgactaatgtttgctcggtcaGGTGGCTTGACCGTGGCAGGaagttttccttcatttccccgCATCTCGTTCAAAGAAACCGCGATCTGGGACAGCTGTtttgccatcatgtccatggcAGCTTTGTGTTCCGACTGAGCGTCTTGCAATTTGTGCACCACGTCGTTATTGGAATGCAAgttattctgcatgaactgctgtgaattcactaggtcgtggaccatgtcatccagaCTCCTTTGTGgcctggagttgaattgattaaaatttgatccttGACCTTGGTGTTGTCCTTGGGGTTGTCGATAGTTCCCCTGATTTCCTTGGTGGGTATTGTACTGGTTgctagacccttgattcccttgggTATGTGGTTGGGAATTCTGATAGTTCCCTTGGTTATTCCTCtggtgaggtg is a window from the Salvia hispanica cultivar TCC Black 2014 chromosome 1, UniMelb_Shisp_WGS_1.0, whole genome shotgun sequence genome containing:
- the LOC125195127 gene encoding uncharacterized protein LOC125195127; translation: MDPTQATRSSQPAVYDAVLLAELTQKLGSVEKAKEVYALFSTSLMASAAAVPSPTIPADSAAQPAVPQEERPQDSTRVPDSGSQQAETASLEADKEEATNELPADGGQNDGETEVETERQVVEGETPVREEIVEGETPVLVEVVEGETPVRELMDEGETPMEAGDETPKDFRGATPEPMEEEVTPSDVRGETPVYIEGATPMVDDVGETPGKLVEETDLYTTGVPEPVEEGLNLIVDLVDDQEEEAPRVDERAERRRARRSQLDEVEDLVYSEKEEFSCPRDGSGSSRGESPGQGKGEKRKSSCDRVNTVEESSLRQGG